One Bacillus sp. 1780r2a1 DNA segment encodes these proteins:
- a CDS encoding glycoside hydrolase family 32 protein, with translation MLVIILVIIIGASIYVWMNQMNKEDKSEQKPLESTSYRSSYHFTAPDKWKNDPQKPIFYNGKYHYYYLYNKDYPNGNGTEWRHATSEDLVHWKDEGVAIPKYTNINGDPWSGSVVVDRTNTAGFGENAFIAVVTQPSKDGGKQEQYLWYSTDEGKTFQSAGDEPVLSNPGVEDFRDPKIIWDDERDKWLMLLAEGSKVGFYESTNLKEWQFTGDFQTEDLGVLECPDLFQMRAPDGTVKWVLGVSANGEAVDKPNNYAYWIGDFNGKNFEKEHEEPQWLDYGFDWYGGVTFEDGPAEDKLNKRYGLAWMNKWSYADNTPTMEFDGFNGTDSIVREIRLQEDEQYGYALASQPVADLNKLVQSEKTYNDITLTNESNTLDAKRETYRIEADISWKDSKNVGLRLRESKDKSRHIDVGLAISENYSYVNRAFVNNPDEEKKFQESQAPFDGDNKNARLTVLVDKTSIEVFIDDGKVAHSNLAFPLADDQAISLFSSGGTATFENVKVEELGTRQNSE, from the coding sequence ATGCTAGTTATCATTTTAGTAATCATAATAGGCGCCAGCATTTATGTATGGATGAATCAAATGAATAAAGAAGACAAGAGCGAACAAAAGCCTTTGGAATCAACATCCTATCGCTCGTCTTATCATTTTACAGCACCCGATAAATGGAAAAACGATCCCCAAAAACCGATTTTCTACAACGGGAAGTATCACTACTATTACCTTTACAATAAGGATTATCCTAATGGCAATGGAACCGAATGGCGACATGCAACTTCAGAAGACCTTGTTCATTGGAAAGATGAAGGAGTAGCCATTCCGAAGTACACGAATATAAACGGAGATCCATGGTCAGGTTCTGTTGTTGTTGATCGTACTAATACAGCTGGTTTTGGAGAAAACGCGTTTATTGCAGTTGTAACGCAACCTTCAAAAGATGGAGGCAAACAAGAGCAGTATTTATGGTATAGCACAGATGAAGGAAAAACGTTTCAAAGTGCTGGCGATGAACCTGTGTTATCCAATCCTGGAGTAGAAGATTTTCGCGATCCCAAAATTATATGGGACGATGAACGTGATAAATGGTTAATGCTACTTGCAGAAGGTTCTAAGGTTGGGTTTTATGAATCAACGAATCTGAAAGAATGGCAGTTTACTGGTGACTTTCAAACGGAGGATCTTGGCGTATTAGAGTGCCCAGATTTATTTCAAATGAGGGCTCCTGATGGCACCGTTAAGTGGGTACTTGGTGTGAGTGCAAATGGTGAAGCAGTCGATAAACCAAACAACTATGCTTATTGGATTGGTGACTTTAATGGAAAGAATTTTGAAAAAGAGCATGAAGAGCCTCAGTGGCTAGATTACGGTTTTGATTGGTATGGTGGCGTTACGTTTGAAGATGGCCCCGCTGAAGACAAGCTAAACAAACGTTATGGACTTGCATGGATGAACAAATGGTCGTATGCAGATAATACCCCTACTATGGAATTCGACGGATTTAATGGAACGGATTCAATTGTTCGAGAGATCAGGTTACAAGAAGATGAGCAGTACGGTTACGCATTAGCATCTCAGCCCGTGGCTGACTTAAACAAACTTGTACAATCGGAGAAGACATATAATGATATAACATTAACAAATGAATCCAACACGCTGGATGCGAAGCGAGAAACGTACCGAATAGAAGCGGATATCTCTTGGAAAGACAGTAAGAATGTTGGGTTGCGTTTACGAGAATCAAAGGATAAATCTAGACATATTGATGTAGGATTAGCTATTTCTGAGAACTATTCCTACGTAAACCGAGCGTTTGTCAACAATCCAGATGAAGAGAAAAAGTTTCAAGAAAGCCAAGCGCCTTTTGATGGTGATAACAAAAATGCGCGTCTGACGGTTCTTGTTGATAAAACAAGTATAGAAGTGTTTATAGATGACGGGAAAGTGGCACATTCCAATCTAGCATTTCCATTAGCTGACGACCAAGCTATTTCACTGTTTTCTTCCGGTGGTACAGCGACGTTTGAAAATGTGAAGGTTGAAGAGTTAGGAACACGCCAAAACAGTGAATAA